The genomic region CAACCATTATCTGCCGCAGGCCCGCATGGGGCTGCATCGCGACGAGGACGAGGAGGACATGACGGCACCGGTGGTGTCGCTGTCGCTCGGCGACACCGCCATATTCCGTATCGGCGGGACCGGGCGCAGGGATCCGACATTCTCGATCCGCCTCAAGTCCGGCGACGCGCTGGTGCTCGGCGGCCAGAGTCGGCTGGCCTTCCACGGCGTCGACCGGATCGTGGCCGGCAGCTCGACGCTGCTGGCGGGCTGGCCGCCCGGCGGCGGCAGGCTCAACCTCACGCTGCGCCGCGTCAGCCGGACCGAATCTCGGCCGTGACCGGACGTCCGCCCGGACGCGACAGCAAACGAGCCGCCGCAACGTCGCCGGTCCCGCAGATGGCAGCGCCCGCTGTGGCGGGAGCTGCCGGGGGATGCGGTTACCGGGATGGAACTGCCGGGATGGAACGCCTCAGGGGCCGCGGAAGGCCTGCATCAGGCCGGCGCGGGTCGTCCAGCGCGACTGGTTGGCAGAACCGGTTCCGTCGACGAGCTGGTTGAAGCCCCAACCGAGCCGGGCGTTGCCGGGCTCGATCTGGGTCGAGGAATAGTCGCCCCAGCGGCACACGCCAGCAGGCTGGCGGGCACAGCCGGTCATCTGCGCCTGCGAGCTGCCGATCAGCGCGTAGCGCCAGCGCGCCGAGTCAGCCGAATCGGCCGGACCTGAGAACAGCAGCTGCGAGGCCCGGCCAGCATTGCGGTTGCCGGGGATCGTCCGCGTCGCCGAGATGAAGACCGGGGCATCCGCCGTGCCGTAGCTGGTGGCGACAGAGGCGTTGAACAGGTTGTCGGACTCGTCCTCGACCGTGGTCGGCGTGAAGATCAGCGTCGGTGACACCGCATCGTTCAGGGTTGAGATGTGGTAGAGGCGGATCTTCGCGGTATCCCGCACTTTGATCGAATGGACGTTGACGATCTTCTGCTGGTTCTGGATGCTCGGCGCCACGAACCGGCCATCGAGTGTGTCGAGCAGCTGGCCGTTCGGCTGGGCCGCCGCCGGCGGCGCCCACCAGGTCGGGATGACGACCGGCGCGATCGGCGTGAGCGTGTCGTTGGCCACGCCGCCGCCGACCGCGGTCACCACGCGACGCTCGATCCGGCTGCTCGAGCCGCTGCCCGGCGACAGGAACGCGGTCGCTGCCGAGGCGTCGAGCGAGATCGTCGCGGCCAGGTTTGCCGGCAGCTGGTTGAAGCACTTCACCGTCATCGGCGCGCCGCTCAGCGACGCCCGCTTGTCCATCGACAGGATCGCCCCGCGTACGCCGCCGGCCAGACCCTTGTCATTGGCCGTCACGAACCAGCGCGCATTGCTGACGCCGGCCATCGGGAAGTCCCAGGTGGAGCCGACGCTGCGCTTGCAGAAGCGCGCCGTGCCCTCGCTCAGCATGATTCGGTAGAGGTTGTAGGTGCGCCCGGTGGCGTCCGTCGACACCGCGACGTACTGATACTGGTCGGAATTGCCGGAATCTGTCGACACCGCGGTGACGAAGAACCGCCGGCTCCTGCGGTCGTAGATGACCCGCGGATCCTTCAGCTGCGCCGTGGCCGGAACCCCGACGCCGGCGAAGAAGGCCGCGAGCGACTGCTGGCCCACTCTCGCGCAGTTGTTCTTGTTGTAGCGGCTGATCGCCGAATTGGTGACGACCACCATGATCTGCGGGCCGACCGCGCCATTGATCCCGGAGGGAGCCGCGCCGGTGGAGGCATCCGTCTGGCAGACGCGCCGGCGGTTCTCGTTGCGCACCCTGACGGTCAGTTCGGTGGCCTCTCCCGCCGCGACCAGGCTGGTCGCGCCCTCGGACCCGCCGGCCAGCGCCTTGATCCGCAAGAGCTCGGCCTCGCCGGCCGGAATGATGCGCGGTGCGCCGGCATTGGCGGCGACGGCCTGCGCCCGGCTGCCGGCCGGAATGCTGTGGCTCACCGCGCGGATCGTCTGCACCTCGGCCTCGTCCTCGGCCTGCGCCGACGGTACCGTCGCAGCGAAGGCCGTCAGGAACGCACCGAGCATCAGAGCCCGGCGAGTGGAAAGCATGGACATGAATCCCCCGATTCGGGTTTGCAATGTTCATCGCTCCGCGGCGATCGCGGCGAAGCTACTATGGGCGCCGGTTCGCGGCAAGCGCGGCAATGCCCCTCCCGGCCGCAAGGCTACGACCTAGAGCGCTGAGAATACAGCAACTTCTTCCAGGCCTACGCGGCCAGGGCCGACCTGTTACATAAAGGCGACAGCCGTCCCTCCGGCCGGCGGATCAGGCGGTGCGGTCGATCCGACCGCCGGTTGCCTCCTCGCCCGCGGCCGGCTCGCCGTCCTGCCGGGCCGCCGGCCGGGGCCCGCCGCGCGAGATGCCGACCATGGCCGGCCTCAGGCAGCGTTCGCCGATGGTGTAGCCCGGCTGGACCACCTGGACGACGGTTCCGGCCGGTACCGACTCGTCCGGCACCTCGAACATCGCCTGGTGCAGGTTCGGATCGAAGCGGGCGCCCTTCGGATCGATGCGCTTGACGCCGTGCCGTTCGAGCACGTTCAGCAGCTCGCGCTCGGTCAGCTCGACGCCCTCCAGCAGCGCGACGAAGGTGGCGTCGGCGGCGGCACGCGCCTCCGCGCCGACCGTGTCGAGCGCCCGGCGCATGTTGTCGCCGACGCTCAGGATGTCGCGGGCGAACTTCGAGATCGCGTACTGGCCGGCATCGCGCACCTCGCGCTCGGCGCGCTTGCGCAGGTTCTCCGCCTCGGCGATCGAGCGCATCAGGCGATCCTTGAGATCCGCAATCTCGGCCCGCAGGGCCGCGGTCGGGTCGATGTCTGCCTCGGCGCGGGCGGGTTCGCCGTCCCCGGACGCCTGTGGCGCGGAGGGCTCGGCGGCCGTCTCCGGCGTGCCGGCCTGCGACTCGGCATTGTGCTTGTGTTCGGTCATCGCTGCCTCTGAGCGGAAGTCTCGGTGAAAGGGTCGCCCCCGATATCGAGGCTTGCGGGCGAGAAATCAACCGCTCTGGCGTCAGCGCCCGCGCCGCAGCGCGTCGCGGCCGCCGCGACCGTCCGGCTCACTCCCGGTCGATCAGCCTCCCGACCACCTGGGCAGTGTATTCCACCACCGGCACGATGCGCGCATAGTTGAGCCGGGTCGGCCCGATGACGCCCAGCACGCCGACGATCTTGCGGTTGGCGTCGCGATAGGGCGTCGCCACCACCGTCGAGCCGGACAGCGAGAACAGCTTGTTCTCCGAGCCGATGAAGATCTTGACCCCCTCGCCGCGTTCGGCATGCGCCAGCAGTTCGATGATATCGTTCTGCTTCTCGAGATCCTCGAACAGCAGGCGGATGCGCTCGAGATCCTCCAGCGCGTTCAGGTTCTCGAGCAGGTTGGCGTGGCCGCGCACGATCAGCGTGTGCGGGCGCTCGCTGCCCGAGCCGGCCCAGGTCGCCAGTCCCGCCTCGACGACGCGGCGGCTCAACGCGTCGAGCTCGGCTTCCAGCGCCTTGCGCGAGCGCTCCATGTCGGCCTTCAGGTCGTTGAGGGTGCGCCCCTGCAGCCGCGCGTTCAGGTAGTTCGAGGCCTCGACCAGCGCCGAGGGGGGGATGTCCTCGTCCAGCGTCAGGATGCGGTTTTCCACAGAACCGTCATCGCCGACCAGGATCGCCAGCACCCGGCGCGGTTCGAGCCGCACGAAATCGATGTGCTTGACGCGCGGATCGGCCTTCGAGGCGAGCACCACGCCGGCGCCGCGCGACAGGCCGGACAGCAGGTTGCCGGCCTCCGCCAGCACTGCCTCCGGCGAGCCGTCATGGGCGTGCGCGCGCACCCGGCTCTCGATATGGCTGCGTTCTGTCTCGCCGAGGTCGCCGATCTCGAGCAGCGCGTCGACGAAGAACCGGAGGCCGAGCTCGGTGGGCAGCCGTCCGGCGCTGGTGTGTGGGGCGTAGATCAGCCCGAGGCCTTCCAGATCGCTCATCACGTTGCGCACCGAGGCCGGCGACAGGCTCATCGGCAGGCTTCGCGACAGGTTGCGGGAGCCGACCGGCTCGCCGCTTTCCAGATAGGCTTCGACGATGCGCCGGAAGATTTCGCGCGAACGCAGGTCGAGCTCGGCCAGCGGCGAGCGGCTGCCGGCTGGCGTGACGGAACGTCCAGGCGGTCTTATCTGGTTCATGGCAAAGGATTATGTGAGGAGCCGGCACGACCGCGTCAAGCACATCACCGGCGCCGATCGGGTCGGGGTGGCGAAGCGGGGGGGAAGCCGCTAGAACGACGCTCGCCGGCCGCCGTGCCGGCCAATTCCAGGGAGACCGGACCATGCGACCCTCGAAGCGCGCCGCGGACGAACTGCGCCCCGTCAGGCTGGAGCGCGGCGTCTCGCGCCATGCCGAGGGCTCCTGCCTCGTCCGCTTCGGCGACACCGAAGTGCTGTGCACCGCCAGTCTCGACGACAAGGTTCCCGGCTGGTTGCGCGGTTCCGGCAAGGGGTGGGTGACGGCCGAGTACGGCATGCTGCCGCGGGCCACCACCGAGCGGATGCGGCGCGAGGCGGCCGCCGGCCGCCAGAGCGGACGCACCATGGAGATCCAGCGCCTGATCGGCCGCAGCCTGCGCGCGGTGACCGATCTCGTCGCACTCGGCGAGCGCCAGATCGTCGTCGACTGCGACGTCATCAATGCCGATGGCGGCACCCGCACGGCGGCGATTACCGGCGGCTGGGTGGCGCTCAGCGACTGCATCACCTGGATGATGCGCCGCGAAATGCTGGCCACAAGCCCGCTGCGCGACCATGTCGCCGCCGTCTCCTGCGGTGTCTATGCCGGCACGCCGGTACTCGATCTCGATTATCTGGAGGATTCCGAGGCCGAGACCGACGCCAACTTCGTTGTCACCGGTTCGGGCAAGCTCGTCGAGGTGCAGGCAAGTGCGGAGGGCGCGCCGTTCAGCGAGGCTGAACTCGTCGCCATGCTCGCCCTGGCCCGCCGGGGCATCGACCGGCTCGTCGATCTCCAGCGCATGGCGATCGCCTGATGGCGGCCGGCCGGCGCCGGCTCGACCCCGGCAGACTCGTCATCGCGACCCACAATCGCGGCAAGCTCGCCGAGATCGCCGCGCTCGTCGGCCCGCTCGGTTTCGACCCCGTCGCCGCCTCCGATCTCGGCCTGCCCGAGCCCGAGGAGACCGGCGACAGCTTCGAGGCGAATGCCGCCCTGAAGGCGCTGGCCGCGGCCACCGCCGTGAGCCTTCCGGCACTCGCCGACGATTCCGGACTCTGTGTGGCCGCGCTCGGCGGCCAGCCCGGCATTCACTCGGCCCGCTGGGCCGGCAGCGACCGCGATTTCGCGCGCGCCATGCGCAATATCGAGGAACGCCTGCAACAGAAGGGCGCCACCGGGCCGGACGCGCGACGCGCCTGTTTCGTCGCCGTGCTGGCACTTGCCTGGCCGGATGGTCATGTCGAGACGGTGCGCGGCGAGGTGCACGGCACGCTTGTCTGGCCGCCGCGCGGCAGTGCCGGCTTCGGCTATGATCCGATGTTCCTCCCGGACGGCGAATCGCGCACCTTCGGCGAGATGTCCGCGGCGGAGAAGCACGGCTGGTCACCGGGCGATCCCGAGCGTCCGGGACTGTCGCATCGGGCCCGCGCCTTCGCCGCGCTGGTGGAGGCCTGCCTTGCCGGATAGACCGAGCTCGCCCCGCCCGCAGGATGCGGATCCGGGCTTCGGCGTCTACGTACACTGGCCGTTCTGCGCGGCCAAATGTCCCTATTGCGACTTCAACTCGCATGTGCGGCGCGAGATTCCGCAGGTGCGCTATCTTGACGGGCTGGTCGCCGAGCTCGGCTACATGGCGGCGCTGGCACCCGGCCGCACGGTTCGGTCGGTGTTCTTCGGTGGCGGGACACCCTCGCTGATGGATCCCGAGACGGTCGCCGGCGTACTTGACGCGGTGGCCGCCAACTGGCCGGTCGCCGCAGACGTCGAGGTCACGCTCGAGGCCAACCCGTCCAGCGTCGAGGCGGACCGCTTCGCCGGATATCGCGCGGCAGGTGTCAACCGGATCTCGCTCGGCATCCAGGCGCTCGACGATCAGGCGCTGCGCCTTCTCGGCCGTCTGCACGACGTCGCCGCCGCCCGCGCTGCGCTCGACATCGCCCATGCGACCTTCGACCGGGTGTCCTTCGACCTGATCTATGCCCGGCCAGGCCAGACGGTCGCGGCCTGGACGGCCGAACTCGACGAAGCCTGCCGGATGGCCGGCGAGCATCTGTCGCTCTATCAGCTCACCATCGAGCCGGAGACGCCGTTTGCGGCGCTGCACGCGCGCGGCAAGCTCGTCGTCCCGGACGACGAGCTCGGTCGCGCCCTCTACGACGTCACCCTGGAGACGACCGATCGGTACGGGCTGCCAGCCTACGAGATCTCCAACCATGCGCGCCCGGGTGGCGAGTGCCGGCACAATCTCGT from Tepidamorphus gemmatus harbors:
- the grpE gene encoding nucleotide exchange factor GrpE, producing MTEHKHNAESQAGTPETAAEPSAPQASGDGEPARAEADIDPTAALRAEIADLKDRLMRSIAEAENLRKRAEREVRDAGQYAISKFARDILSVGDNMRRALDTVGAEARAAADATFVALLEGVELTERELLNVLERHGVKRIDPKGARFDPNLHQAMFEVPDESVPAGTVVQVVQPGYTIGERCLRPAMVGISRGGPRPAARQDGEPAAGEEATGGRIDRTA
- the hrcA gene encoding heat-inducible transcriptional repressor HrcA, whose translation is MNQIRPPGRSVTPAGSRSPLAELDLRSREIFRRIVEAYLESGEPVGSRNLSRSLPMSLSPASVRNVMSDLEGLGLIYAPHTSAGRLPTELGLRFFVDALLEIGDLGETERSHIESRVRAHAHDGSPEAVLAEAGNLLSGLSRGAGVVLASKADPRVKHIDFVRLEPRRVLAILVGDDGSVENRILTLDEDIPPSALVEASNYLNARLQGRTLNDLKADMERSRKALEAELDALSRRVVEAGLATWAGSGSERPHTLIVRGHANLLENLNALEDLERIRLLFEDLEKQNDIIELLAHAERGEGVKIFIGSENKLFSLSGSTVVATPYRDANRKIVGVLGVIGPTRLNYARIVPVVEYTAQVVGRLIDRE
- the rph gene encoding ribonuclease PH, encoding MRPSKRAADELRPVRLERGVSRHAEGSCLVRFGDTEVLCTASLDDKVPGWLRGSGKGWVTAEYGMLPRATTERMRREAAAGRQSGRTMEIQRLIGRSLRAVTDLVALGERQIVVDCDVINADGGTRTAAITGGWVALSDCITWMMRREMLATSPLRDHVAAVSCGVYAGTPVLDLDYLEDSEAETDANFVVTGSGKLVEVQASAEGAPFSEAELVAMLALARRGIDRLVDLQRMAIA
- a CDS encoding non-canonical purine NTP pyrophosphatase, which codes for MAAGRRRLDPGRLVIATHNRGKLAEIAALVGPLGFDPVAASDLGLPEPEETGDSFEANAALKALAAATAVSLPALADDSGLCVAALGGQPGIHSARWAGSDRDFARAMRNIEERLQQKGATGPDARRACFVAVLALAWPDGHVETVRGEVHGTLVWPPRGSAGFGYDPMFLPDGESRTFGEMSAAEKHGWSPGDPERPGLSHRARAFAALVEACLAG
- the hemW gene encoding radical SAM family heme chaperone HemW, which codes for MPDRPSSPRPQDADPGFGVYVHWPFCAAKCPYCDFNSHVRREIPQVRYLDGLVAELGYMAALAPGRTVRSVFFGGGTPSLMDPETVAGVLDAVAANWPVAADVEVTLEANPSSVEADRFAGYRAAGVNRISLGIQALDDQALRLLGRLHDVAAARAALDIAHATFDRVSFDLIYARPGQTVAAWTAELDEACRMAGEHLSLYQLTIEPETPFAALHARGKLVVPDDELGRALYDVTLETTDRYGLPAYEISNHARPGGECRHNLVYWRGGEWAGVGPGAHGRLDVMGVRTALSTVRAPEAWLAEVGQRGHGVVERIELTREEVADEYLVMGLRLAEGVDPARYRQLAGRELTADRIGDLVGYGLIERLADGRLRATPAGFAVLNAVVGDLAA